The following are from one region of the Variovorax sp. V213 genome:
- the tssF gene encoding type VI secretion system baseplate subunit TssF, translating to MDPRLLNLYEQELRYFRESSSEFARAFPKIAHRLGIEGQEVADPYVERLIEATAFLSARVNLKLDAEYPRFTGHLLDIVYPNFLAPTPAMAVASFAHDPDDANLATGPTLPRGSGLRARQAVGQNTHCEFRTASALRLWPIEVQRAQYFTYAPDLPLNTHPQSRAIRGGLRIGLHATAGLKFSQIAIDELVLHLGGAEDVAWQLHECALGQPIGVMVRPLSPTGALQGAAQNLPASAIGAVGFEDDEALLPVTATGFSGFRLLQEYFAFPQRFQFIRISGLQALLSTMAVADIELVLLFSRGDAALEKLVGADNVQLHCVPIVNLFNKRLDRVPLTEGVSQFHLVPDRTRPQDFEVHTVTEVVGHGAPGADAAAAEQLFRPFYSAFHGTRHSHPAYFTTTREPRMLSVRQRTEGHRSSHIGSEVYMQIVDPQQAPYSAALRQLAVSALCTNRDLPLLMPLGRENDFDCIDSFPAQRVRMVRGPSRPVSPVVSQGLGWRVLDHLALNYLSISDSTPEQGAAALRETLMLYAVHADEMRQGQVRGLLSVKSKPVARRLPLKGPIAFGRGLEVTVEVDKDAFHGHSVFLFGAVLSRYLARHVEVNHFVETVLRVAGKGENMRWRPLCGTRQIL from the coding sequence GTGGACCCCCGGTTGCTGAACCTCTACGAGCAGGAGCTGCGCTACTTTCGCGAGAGCTCCTCGGAGTTCGCCCGCGCGTTTCCCAAGATCGCGCACCGCCTGGGCATCGAGGGCCAGGAAGTCGCCGATCCGTATGTGGAGCGGCTGATCGAAGCCACGGCTTTTCTCTCGGCGCGCGTCAACCTCAAGCTCGATGCCGAATACCCGCGCTTCACGGGCCACCTGCTCGACATCGTCTACCCGAACTTCCTGGCGCCCACGCCGGCCATGGCCGTGGCCTCGTTCGCGCACGACCCCGACGATGCCAACCTGGCCACCGGGCCCACGCTGCCGCGCGGCAGCGGGCTGCGCGCGCGGCAGGCGGTGGGGCAGAACACGCATTGCGAGTTCCGCACCGCGAGCGCGCTGCGGCTCTGGCCGATCGAGGTGCAGCGCGCGCAGTACTTCACCTATGCGCCGGACCTGCCGCTCAACACGCATCCGCAGTCGCGTGCGATTCGCGGCGGGCTGCGCATCGGCCTGCATGCCACCGCGGGCCTGAAGTTCAGCCAGATCGCCATCGACGAACTGGTGCTGCACCTGGGCGGCGCCGAAGACGTGGCGTGGCAGCTGCACGAATGCGCGCTGGGGCAGCCCATCGGCGTGATGGTGCGGCCGCTGTCGCCCACCGGCGCGTTGCAGGGCGCGGCGCAGAACCTGCCCGCGAGCGCCATCGGGGCCGTGGGTTTCGAGGACGACGAGGCACTGTTGCCTGTCACTGCCACCGGCTTTTCGGGCTTCCGGCTGCTGCAGGAATACTTCGCGTTTCCGCAGCGCTTCCAGTTCATTCGCATCTCGGGCCTGCAGGCGCTGCTGTCCACCATGGCGGTGGCCGATATCGAACTGGTGCTTCTGTTCTCGCGCGGCGATGCGGCGCTCGAAAAGCTGGTGGGCGCGGACAACGTGCAGCTGCACTGCGTGCCGATCGTCAACCTGTTCAACAAGCGGCTCGACCGCGTGCCGCTGACCGAAGGCGTGAGCCAGTTCCACCTGGTGCCCGACCGCACGCGGCCGCAAGACTTCGAGGTGCACACGGTGACCGAGGTTGTCGGCCACGGCGCGCCCGGTGCCGATGCTGCCGCGGCGGAGCAGCTCTTCCGGCCTTTCTATTCGGCCTTTCATGGCACGCGGCACAGCCACCCGGCCTACTTCACGACCACGCGCGAGCCACGCATGCTCTCGGTGCGGCAGCGCACCGAAGGCCATCGCAGCAGCCATATCGGCTCCGAGGTCTACATGCAGATCGTCGATCCGCAGCAGGCACCCTATTCGGCCGCGCTGCGGCAGCTGGCCGTGTCTGCGCTGTGCACCAACCGCGACCTGCCGCTCCTGATGCCGCTCGGCCGTGAGAACGACTTCGACTGCATCGATTCGTTTCCCGCGCAGCGCGTGCGCATGGTGCGCGGGCCTTCGCGCCCGGTGTCGCCGGTGGTGAGCCAGGGGCTCGGATGGCGCGTGCTCGATCACCTCGCCCTCAACTACCTTTCCATCTCCGACAGCACGCCGGAGCAAGGCGCGGCCGCGCTGCGCGAAACCCTGATGCTCTATGCCGTGCATGCCGACGAAATGCGCCAGGGCCAGGTGCGCGGCCTCTTGTCGGTCAAGAGCAAGCCGGTTGCGCGCCGGCTGCCGCTCAAGGGACCGATCGCGTTCGGACGCGGGCTCGAAGTGACGGTCGAGGTCGACAAGGACGCCTTTCACGGCCACAGCGTCTTCCTGTTCGGCGCGGTGCTGTCGCGCTATCTCGCACGCCACGTGGAGGTCAATCACTTCGTCGAGACCGTGCTGCGCGTGGCGGGCAAGGGCGAGAACATGCGATGGAGGCCGCTGTGCGGGACACGCCAGATTCTGTAG
- the tssE gene encoding type VI secretion system baseplate subunit TssE has protein sequence MVDLTAQERLQPSLLDRLVDHAPDEKRESDDKRTLTKQALRQAVLRDLSWLFNATGYGLAMDDRQYPNAARSVINYGLPMLSGQFTSSVQRVSMEQALKNAILQFEPRILPRTLEVELVMEGSALDSHNSIGLQIRGMLWAQPVPLEFLMRSRVDLEEGRIEIVDMAQRS, from the coding sequence GTGGTTGACCTCACGGCCCAGGAGCGCCTGCAGCCCTCGCTGCTCGACCGGCTGGTGGACCATGCGCCCGACGAAAAGCGCGAAAGCGACGACAAGCGCACGCTGACCAAGCAGGCGCTGCGCCAGGCCGTGCTGCGCGACCTGAGCTGGCTGTTCAACGCCACCGGCTACGGCCTTGCGATGGACGACAGGCAGTACCCGAATGCTGCGCGCTCGGTCATCAATTACGGATTGCCTATGCTGTCTGGCCAGTTCACCTCGTCGGTGCAGCGTGTCAGCATGGAACAGGCTTTGAAGAACGCAATCCTGCAGTTCGAGCCACGAATCCTGCCCCGCACCCTCGAAGTCGAACTCGTCATGGAAGGCTCAGCATTGGACTCCCACAACAGCATTGGCCTGCAGATCCGCGGCATGCTGTGGGCGCAGCCCGTGCCGCTCGAATTCCTGATGCGAAGCCGCGTCGATCTCGAAGAAGGACGCATCGAGATCGTGGACATGGCACAGCGGTCATGA
- a CDS encoding type VI secretion system accessory protein TagJ gives MTTSAELIKSADPVAALKALSDEVRARPSDSKQRVFMAQLLCVLGQWERALNQLTVAAELDALAVPMKQVYGEAVRCEGLRAEVFAGTRTPMIFGQPDEWLALLIESLLRQGRGELDLAEDLRQRAFDAAPAIGGTIDGVPFDWLADADMRLGPVLEAFVNGKYYWIPYARLAHIKIEAPEDLRDCVWMPAHLLLENGGETLALIPTRYEGTEKSQDGELLLARKTEWRELRPEVWAGSGQRVLGSDAGEYALMDVREILFNPAAPVEEKGASEQGGQRG, from the coding sequence ATGACCACCTCTGCCGAACTCATCAAGTCCGCCGACCCTGTCGCTGCCCTCAAGGCACTGAGCGACGAGGTTCGCGCCAGGCCTTCCGACAGCAAGCAGCGCGTCTTCATGGCGCAGCTGCTCTGCGTGCTGGGGCAGTGGGAGCGCGCGCTCAACCAGCTCACCGTGGCGGCCGAGCTCGATGCGCTCGCCGTGCCCATGAAGCAGGTCTACGGCGAGGCCGTGCGATGCGAGGGCCTGCGTGCCGAAGTGTTCGCGGGCACGCGCACGCCCATGATCTTCGGCCAGCCGGACGAATGGCTGGCCCTCCTCATCGAATCGCTGTTGCGGCAGGGCCGCGGCGAACTGGACCTCGCCGAGGACCTGCGCCAGCGCGCCTTCGATGCCGCGCCCGCCATCGGCGGCACCATCGACGGCGTGCCCTTCGACTGGCTGGCCGATGCCGACATGCGCCTGGGCCCCGTGCTCGAGGCCTTCGTCAACGGCAAGTACTACTGGATTCCGTACGCGCGGCTTGCGCATATCAAGATCGAAGCGCCCGAAGACCTGCGCGACTGCGTCTGGATGCCCGCGCACCTGCTGCTCGAAAACGGCGGCGAGACGCTGGCGCTCATTCCCACCCGCTACGAAGGCACCGAGAAGAGCCAGGACGGCGAACTGCTTCTCGCGCGCAAGACCGAATGGCGCGAACTGCGGCCCGAGGTGTGGGCAGGCAGCGGCCAGCGCGTGCTCGGCAGCGATGCGGGCGAATACGCGCTGATGGACGTGCGCGAGATTCTCTTCAACCCGGCGGCTCCGGTGGAGGAGAAGGGCGCGTCGGAACAAGGCGGGCAACGTGGTTGA
- the tssG gene encoding type VI secretion system baseplate subunit TssG, with translation MRDTPDSVAGRVDGALRAWSAEPWSYDYFAVMRRLESVAGTTPRWGRALLPSAEPVRVGQEPSLSFAPASFSRFEPATADSPPRLRQHFFSYMGPNGPLPVHLSDFIRERSLNHGDPTWLAFLDSFLHRFSLHLYRAWAQSRPAVALDRPGEDRFRLQVGALVGMGMPGRTGRDEIHDDARLHFSGWLVRRVHNAESVESVLCSYFGVPVTLERWVGHWMSLPGGELTRLGQGESSRSMGMGAMLGTRAWDRQHRVRLHVGPLSLDQYRMFLPTGDAQPVLQRWMQQLLGDELEWDAELMLEKAEVPATRLGQHKGNAPRLGWISWLGQHKRARDAADVRVGSQPMRASARPSQPLALQ, from the coding sequence GTGCGGGACACGCCAGATTCTGTAGCCGGCCGCGTCGACGGCGCGCTGCGCGCGTGGTCGGCCGAGCCATGGTCCTACGACTACTTCGCGGTGATGCGGCGGCTGGAATCGGTGGCCGGCACCACGCCGCGCTGGGGCCGCGCGCTGCTGCCGAGCGCCGAGCCGGTGCGCGTGGGGCAGGAGCCGTCGCTGTCGTTCGCGCCGGCCAGCTTCAGCCGCTTCGAACCCGCGACCGCCGATTCGCCGCCGCGCCTGCGGCAGCATTTCTTCAGCTACATGGGTCCCAACGGCCCGCTGCCGGTGCACCTGAGCGATTTCATCCGCGAGCGCAGCCTGAACCATGGCGATCCGACGTGGCTGGCATTTCTCGACAGCTTCCTGCACCGCTTCTCGCTGCATCTCTACCGTGCCTGGGCCCAGTCGCGGCCGGCGGTGGCGCTCGACCGGCCGGGCGAGGACCGCTTTCGGCTCCAGGTGGGCGCGCTCGTGGGCATGGGCATGCCAGGCCGCACGGGGCGCGACGAGATCCACGACGATGCACGGCTGCATTTCTCGGGCTGGCTGGTGCGCCGCGTGCACAACGCGGAGAGCGTGGAGTCGGTGCTGTGCAGCTACTTCGGCGTGCCGGTCACGCTGGAGCGCTGGGTCGGCCACTGGATGAGCCTGCCCGGCGGCGAACTCACGCGCCTGGGGCAGGGCGAGAGTTCGCGCTCGATGGGCATGGGCGCCATGCTCGGCACGCGCGCCTGGGACCGCCAGCACCGCGTGCGGCTGCACGTGGGGCCGCTCTCGCTCGACCAGTACCGCATGTTCCTGCCCACCGGCGATGCGCAGCCCGTGCTGCAGCGCTGGATGCAGCAGTTGCTGGGCGACGAACTCGAGTGGGACGCTGAACTGATGCTGGAGAAGGCCGAGGTTCCGGCCACGCGGCTCGGCCAGCACAAGGGCAACGCGCCCCGCCTGGGGTGGATCTCCTGGCTCGGGCAACACAAGCGTGCGCGCGATGCGGCGGACGTGCGCGTCGGCAGCCAGCCGATGCGTGCGAGCGCACGGCCTTCGCAACCGCTCGCACTTCAATAA